GTTACGTACGAGTAATCCAGTTCTCCATCATGAACGAACGTTACATACGGACGTAGGGATTTTTAACTATGACATTTTGTTCAGTCATTGAAGAGAAGTTGTGGAGGAGACTATGCATATATAGATCCCGGAAATGCAGAATGTTCGAAAGATATTCAGGCCTTCTATGCGGTATGGCTTATCCTATTAATACATATTTTCTAACAAACAATACtacgtatagttatttttatatatattttatacattttattgatgttattagttatatcaatttttttaatacataattaattatattaataaaatatataaaaaattatataaaaataactgtaaaagaaatttttaatttttaatatttatgagcACGTCTACCGTTCTGTACCCTGCCGTAGAATTAATTCAAATATTGTTGTCACAATGCAGACGAGTGTGTACTTacatcttataaatatatttgttattttatcatatattaatattggtatgtattattatttttgtcagTGTGTTTCAGCACTTAATACGGCGCAGATTTTGGAACCTCTGTGCGGTTTCGCTTCTCCTAAGCCACAAGCTATGTTTGGTAAAAGAAGATCCCTTTATGAAAATGTCAAGGCATTCCTGGACCCCATCCCGGACCCATCAGTTCCCGTACTCGGCTGTCGTGTAACTCCGCATCCTCTTTAATGCTAGCTAGTCACATGCtaaatatataagtattaaataaattttttataaagagataaatctcataaagaaaaaaaatatatatatatatatatatatgcaaaatttatatatttgaaacttatatatactattattcttttaaaagcatcgatatgatattaattaattggttaaaatttttcattctttgCAATTACATTTTTGGACTCATCTTCTGCGACTGCACCTATAGACTTatggatttatattttttggttttttgttgggCCGAAGACTTATGGATATTTGCTTTCGGGTTATTGGGCTAACGACGATGGTGTCCGCAAAGCAATCAACATACGCGAGGTATAAGAATTTGATCACTCTCAAGTCTCAACAGGTGAGTAGCCAGAAAACATGAGtcaaagaagaaataaagagtAAAGAGCTCCGTTTTGCAGGGAAGTATAGGGGAATGGCAACGTTGCAATTATGCATTGAGTTTACGATATACACAAGATGTTCGCAGCAGTTATGACTATCACGTTAACCTGAGTATTAAAGGCTACCGTTCTTTGATATACAGGTGACATCTCCTCCTCAACttcctcatcttcttctttttagtaAAGATAACATTATCTGAacacaatttataaaattactatttattctAAAAGTTTAACATAATGAAAagagatagattttattatttatatttttaatacttcTCTCACGTGTGACTTAATATAAAAAGGGTTCGACACATGAAATACTTGTATTGTATAGAATCAAGGTTCGAAGTTAAAAGTATGCTCTAATACTATGTGAAATTATCATTTATCTTGaaagtttaaattaataaaaaaagtaaattttattatttatatttaacaaaaaaaaaaaaaaactaacttataGGGATTGAGATGGAGTATTATTTTTGGATGTAACTATAGCACATCGATACAATTCTCTCTCATTATTCCaaataaattgtaattattCGCAGCGGTGATCATGACATCACTGTGTCGTTCTTTGGGACTCAAGCCTGGATTAGATCTTTAAACTACACCATTGTCGACGACTGGAGGCCGTGGACCATCCACGGCCAAGTTGTTGGGTAAATCCCTAACTTTTTAAATGTTTTGTCTGTTCTCTATTTTGTTGAAATTACATAGACAGCAAGTAATAAAAGAAGTACGAATAATTTGGCATGAGCAGGTACACAAGGACCTATTCCAACAGGATGACATTCACAACTGTGAAGGCAAGGAAAACTAAATAAGTTTACATTGTACTTGGGGGCTTTATTACGAATGTTAATAATTTTGCACTGTCGTTGGGATTTATATGCAAGCAGGGTGGAGGGCACACAGCACCCGAGTACAAGCCTGAAGAATGTTTAGCCATGTTCAAAAGGTGGATATCTCACGAATCTTTGTGATCATCTCCAGCCGCGCGCACTGGCAcagccatgcatgcatatgccATTTCGACCCGTTACAAAGACAAATAATTTAGAGAAAATACCAAAATTGTTCACCAACAGTACTGGATTAGCATTAATACTAGGAAACTTGTTGGGCAAAACTATAATGCGACCCTATATCTTATAAATAATACCCATCTGACTTGATTGTCGTTACAGCTACATGCTGGCGAGACTCTTTCCCAGTACCACTTATTTAATATTCTCTTtttgcaaaatatatattattttttggaatggTTTTCATTAAAGGTGTCTAGGAACCGATAAAACCAGCCGGCACAGAAGGGAAACCGTCGTCGAGGTCAAAACTGATATAGAATCAGTTGGCAGACGATGGAAATTTGATGAAACCACTGTCGGCCAGTTCGATCCTGATTTGAACCAGCCGAACTggccaatataatatatattaattaaaatgatgccatttcatttaaatgaaacAGAGTTTACACatactgtttaaaaaaaaaattaaagtgaaaCAATGATGTCGTTTAGAATTATGATTTGAATAAATCCCTCACTCCCTCTTCTTTTCCCaatctcatttctctctctctctctctctctctctctctctctctctcttcgcaTGGCTACAACCTCTATTTCCTCTATAAGTTCCTCTTCGAACAATCTAGATAAAGATTTCATGACAGACAATAGGTGTATGTGAATCTTGGCAAACAAAAAGATTTCTTCCATaagttcctttatttcctcTTCATTAGTTCATCTCTGTAAGTTCCTCTTCGACCTTGATAAATCAATAGTGTTTGTGAATCTATGATGATTGCATTCAAGTGTTGAGTTAGAGTAGGTAACCTAGAACGATTTCATGGCAAACAACAGGCATAGTCGTTGACGttctctccattctctctctctcatcacccACTGGGCGACACTAGTGAACCGATCAGATTAATGCTGAGAGCGACATAGTCGGTTTTCTCCCACTTCACCAGTAAGTTTCAATTGAGATTTGGACATTTTCTCCTTATCGGTgcggtttcggttttggaccaAAACCACATCAAGATATCTTCGATTTTCAgcctttagttttttttttttttttttcacttcacCAACCGTCTCGCTGGTTAGTCCTCACACAACGGTCAGTTTGAAAATACATCCAGAGATATGAAGGCATGCTACGAGTGGAACTTCTTGTTCACTAACAATGTAACAGAGAAAAGCAGAAAGAGGTAAAGAAATCTATTAAAACctgtttgaaaaataaaaacctgtTTATCAAACCCGgcaataaaaataacaagatACTATATAGAGTAGCATCTGATCATgcgaaaaaaaatgaaagcacTGGAAATTGAGCTTATAAAAAGAATAGAACGTTAAGACAGGAGTTTCCTAATATTTAAGACCATGAATACTTTACATTAAAATGTAacatgtaaataaataaattaagatgatgCCTAAAGTCCCCAAGATTAAAGGCCCCTCCTATTTCTCATATGGTACAATATATTATGGCATCTTGCGGATAAGGTTGCTCACAAATTACAGAGAGATGAAAGTAAATACAGTAGATACATGCCCAATGGAGTGTGCTTGATGTCCCTATCAGGGATGATAGGGAGTAGGCAcgtaaaggatttttatttcctttgtgaTTAAGAATTTGTGCAAAACTTTTAAGTAAAAAGGTTCAACGTCTTACTTATCACgaactttcctttttggaagTAGATCGATCATTCCTTCTAAATCTGAAATTGAACCTTACACCTACAACAAGAGGAACAGCCATCAGTGAAACTATCTAATAAATGATATCCACTCCAACAAGTGCTTTTACAAACCAATCACAACAACTAATTGAGGCAATGCACAAATAGTTTCAATCATCGATTTCGTCAAAAatatttctaaagaaaaaattctacATTAAAGCCTTACACCGCACACCTacatgtgatttgtcatttttgttcttctattttaatgcttaaatatgtgtttaaatagaagggcaaaaatgacaaatcacatgtTGGTTTGGTGGAGGCGTATGGTGTAAGGCTTCATTGTAGCATTTCTCATTTCTAAGTACTTAGTAATTTAAATCACATAACTTTAACTTTGCTATTTCCATTCTTTTTTGGTCTCCTCTCAAGGTAACTACAATTCTTTTATTAGTTCCTaacaaatatgatttttttataggtttttaTACTATCTTACATCAAAAAACACACAGTCTCTGTCTCAACTATGGTTACGTCTCATAAAATGACAGGCAAATCAAGAGAATAAGAGCCTGATGGTGCATTATACAAGTGCTGGTTTATTTTAGTTCCTTTTGTTTTCATCCAAGCCTGAGCAGATTTTTATTTCTGGATAAAGTCCAAGCATGAGCAGATTTAAAGTTAAGGATGCCAAACAatgaaccattaagaaaaatagatatgGGTGTCCATGGTTTTTCGTTCAAAGCCAAACAATCTCTACAAACTTGACAGTAGGACTCAGTGATACAAACTCACAAACCCCTTCAAACCAATCAGGAAAGTAGAAGGGAAAGGGACCATTTAAAAGTAACAAAATTTACTTGGATAAAGGACAAAATTATAATTCATGCTTGTAAAAGTTTCCTGCCCACTGTTTCCAGATTGGAACAATCAGCAACCAGTTTCAAGATTGGTACTAGAGTTCTCAAACAAAATAGACCAACTGAAACTTGCTGGGGCTCATTGGAAATATCAGGGTAAACGGCCGGGGATATAGACAAAGGATTTAAACCTATGCAATAAACAATATAGAACTCAATCCACCTTTTATGCTGCTTCTTAAATTGAAACTAACCAATAGAATCTAATTTCTTAGTATACACAAGAGGAAAGGATACCTCAGAAACCAAATGAATCTGAGCCTCAAATCAGCAGCTCCAACCAGTCCTTTGGTCCCCAAGGCCGAAGGGAAAAAATAAGTGAGACGTATATCAACAACTTGCCATTGTTCCTTCATTGTATCGTTCTTGTAAGCTTACACTTGGAAATGAAGATAGTAGCTGTGTAATTTAGACTACACAATTTCAAGAGCTCAGCAGACTGTTGCTTCATAACCGGATTGCAACCACTCTGAATTACAAGCAGGAGCTTAGCCGCCAAACCTGCCTCCACAGCAAGTGCAGCACATTCCTCTGGGGCAAGCTTGCAAACAGCCCACAAGATTGACAGTGCAAACTGAGTGCAGCTCTCAGACACCTTCATCATTAACCTCACCACATTCGGTATCGTGTTTGGGCAACCTTTCAAAGCCAGCCTTCCTTCTGGAAGAGTGGATAGTACCTCCAGCACATATAGAGCCAATTCCAAACACTCATTATTCAAACTGGGCAGGAGCTCAACCAATTCGGGGACTGCTCCAATGCTCACAACAGACATCCGAATGGACTCGTGAGAACAAACTGTTTTCAGTAAACTGAGACCGGCGAAGACCCCATTTGGATGTCTTTTATCCTTCACCAACCTCAACAACCCCATCAAAAGACTCAAGCTTGAGACAATCTCCGACCTAAAATCCTTCCCAACCATCAGCATTTCGATCAATTTCGTGCAATTGATCTTGGTCTCAATGGATCCCTCATTCAGCATGTCCACTGTTAACGATACCTTCGCGGGTTGTATCAAATTGGCCTTCGACTGAGAGTCGAGATCTAAATTCACAAGAATCCCAATTGCCTCCGACCCCACTGCATGCGAAGTGAAATGGCCTAACAGAGAAGAAACCAAGGCTATACCGTTATTGTCCACCACAGTCTTCTTCGCCGAAGCATGAGCAACAATGACCTGCCTCAGGTCTTTAAGAGCTTGAACTCTAGCTTGACCCTTAACCTTCTTCAGCGTCTCCAAAAGCTCCACACTTCTGCCTTGCACATCCTCCGACCTCTTCTTCATCGCAAAGTACTTCTGCGCAAACCAACTGTAAATCAGCTGGTGCAGAGTTGTGTTCGGCGTGACCGAATCGTCCCACAGATCCTGCATCGTGGTGGGGCAAGTGAAGTGGCCCAAAGATAACCATTTGAGAATGTTGGATCTCTCGTAGGTCTGGCCCGTGCAAAGGGTCACGGGGTCTTGCATCGGCTCCAAAGAGATCGGGCAGATAAACACAGAGGGAACATCTATGGGTTCGAGCTCCGCGACCATCTTCTTCAAGTCCAATTTATCGGTGATAACACCGCCGAAGGAGGCGGCATCTCCGCCCAAAATGCCATCTTTCACCGCGGTCTCCAGATCCAATACTTTCCCACCGCCGCCCAAATCGAGCTTCCCATCGCCCCCGTCTCTTCTCCGACTAGAGGGCTGGTACATCTGCATTCTGTAAAAAATCCTCTTTGGAAAATGCCTAAAGATTGACAAAGATTATTGATAAGAAAGAGAAGACAGAGACCCTTAAAATTCCAAGAGACCCATCACATCCAGAGTACAAGAAGCGCGTGCGGAAGATAAAGGAGGTAAgtgctctctatctctctttcaGTCACTTGTCACTTGTCTCTCTttcgctctctctctcatcgACAATGCACAAGCAACAATGCCCGTCAAAGGGGACATCTTTTCTCCATCCTTGGCTTTCTTTCTCACTTTCCCTCtcttttgtctttctttttctctctggtCAAAAGGGTCACATTCTTCTTCACTaccatcatcgtcatcatcaagAAGGAAATGATGGAGTTGTAATCATCTTCCCCAAtaccaaagctcacttcctctTCAAGATCAAAGAAAAGTGTGAAATCATCAGCACCAGATCAGTGAAAAAGACGCTATCAAGAGTGAAAAAATAAGGCTACAAATTCATTATACATGAACAGTATCCACGTCTCAGATTCGCAATTAgtacataacaaaataaaactgacAGATAGGCAAAGAGATTTATTTGGAACAGTATGGACACCAGAGAGTGGGAAAATTGATAAACCATACCAAGCCACCAAGAGccccagagagagagaaagagagcaaAGAAAAAGCTCTATCTTCTGCAGTCTCCTCCACTCCTGGTTTTCTTTTAAAGCAGGTAATCAGACTGAGAGCCTAgtaaaatgagttttttttttttttttttaatcttttcccctttttttcagtattttgtataattttctcGGGAGAAGAAAAGGACCACCTGGACGGACCGGTTATAGCCGGTGGTTCAACCCCGGATCAAGGCGCACCACACGTGCATTCCTATCCTCTCTCACTTTGATATCCGGTTGTTTCgttgttttgtttaaaattgtGGTAGAATCTGCCGCTTGGGAGGGGATGGATAGTCTAAACTGCAGCAAAAGCCGAAGACGCAACCTGACTCGGCGGGGAGTGAGACAGAGAGTCAAAAAGAGAaagcaaaaatataattgcaaatataattgtgtattaatctgtgcattaatatgatgtgattaatcaaaaagtaaattttattgaaaacagttttaatttaaattttaagtatgaataaatcagtattaatatacagattagtgtgtgactatgtttatatataacaaaactcaaaagaaaaattgatgTTCCCAATCAAAATAATTGCTGGGTTCGAAGCCACAACGCACAAGGCATGTATTAGATTCGTCGTGGCAAGTGGCAAACCCACCCCCCAACACCACCTACGcattttctctttgatttttttttttcatttttttaggaTATATCTTTGCACTAAATAtatcaaagaaaagaaacaactgTTTTTtctagttattatatattagtattacgtgtttttataaatttatatatattcgtGTTTATACATAAAACAttagtattaaatattattattcattagttattatataattagtattaaaTGTTAGTATACATTAGTGTTTatacattaattattattatacattagtgttACATAGTAGtaatagttaatattataatatttacatatactaaattattattagtcaattaagcctatttatattataatataagaatattattttataataatttgctTATACCagtatattattaaatgtaagtaactatataagttacagttatataaaaaatatataattaatatataaaaaatacatatataaaaaatatataattaatatataaaaaatacatatatttttataaaatttgtacaaTACCGGAATCGGAGTCTGTACATTGCTACCTCCGATTCCGTCTTGActtttttgattaaaaaaactccaactccaacttaTTGTAGTCACTAGACAGTGCAGAGTTGGACGCGAAattgaatttttgaatttttgctaGGCCTTAAAACCATGTCGTATAATGTCTTTGCAACTCCAATACCATTGTGACTATCTGTAGATCAAAAACAAAATCACAGCTAGTGCCTGCCAGGCTCTTCACTGATACCACTTATTTTAATATTCGTTTTCTTTCAGGAAAAAAACTATTTTGGAaaggctttcttcttcttcttcttccttttttttttttttggcttcacCAACCGTCTCGCTGGTTAGTCCTCACACAACGGTCAGCTATCCAGAGTTATGAAGGGCATGCTACGAGTGGAACTTCTAATTCATTAACAATAATAACAGAGAAGAACAGAAATAGGTAAAGCTCTAAGAGAATAGCATATACAATAGCATCTGATCAcgtgaaaacaaaaaatacaggCACCGGACAAtgagcttataaaaaaaaaaagaggtccCTAGTATCCAAGATCGTGACTACTTCCCACTAAAATGTAAcatgtaaacaaataaattaaaatgatgcCTAAAATGCCCAAGAGGTCCCTCTATTTCATTATGGTAcaacatataataatttatggcACCTTGTGGATAAGGTTGCTCACAAATTACAGGGAGATGAAAGTAAATACATGTAGATAACATATGGAATGAAGTGTGCTTCATGTTCCATGTCCGGGGAGATACGGAGTAAGAATGTAAAggattttatttcctttgtgaCTATGGATTTGTGCAAAAATTTGAGCAAAACGGTTCAACGACTTACTTATCACGAACTTCCCTTTTTGGAAGTAAATCATTCCTTCTAAATCTGAAATTGAACCTTACACCTACAACAAGAGGAACAGCCCATCAGTGAAACTGTCTACTACTTTATAAACCAATCACTACATCTAATTGAAGTAATGCACAATTTCGTCCCCAAATATTCCTAAAAGAACTCAGTAATTTGAATAACATGCCTTCAACTTagctatttctttcttcttttgtttcctcTCAAGATAACTAAAATTCATTTATTGGTTCTTAACAATGGAAAAAGTTAATACTTTATAaaacttaatatttttatttctgctCATGGATTGCATGTGGACATGGACTAGTTCCAGATAAGTATCATTTGTTCAACTAAGACTCCCTTCCTTACATGATTTCTTCTTCATATCGAGAGATGAAGCAATTACGTCACTGAAAAAAGTCATTTCTGTTTATAAAACTATCTAGCATTTCTGTTTATAGATGATTATTAATACATTAAAAGACACAAAAATCCCAACCGCACGAGTACTTGAGACAAAGAAACTAAGTGCATTTGATCAAAGATTAAAACAATAAAGGCCAGATAAAAGAACATATACCATTGGAATTTCTAGAGAAGAACTTCAGCACCTCATCAATCAAAATAACCTACAGCAGATTTATAGAGAAGCTTTAATATATGCAGAAAAAAATGGATATTGGCAGAGGAATTGAAGCCTTTAGAAGTGTTAATTTAGCATCGCTGTTcaaatgatatattaataaCCCAACCACACATATAGCATATAATTTAATTCACTgataatttgttttataatacaCAGTAggaatattttgttttatcgaTCTATATTTCTACACATACATATTcttagatgatatttaagagACTTTATTTTAACAGGTCCACTCTTTTTTGGATTTAGCTCTTATAGCAGTCATGCTTTCCCTATCTAGATGTTTGAATAAGCCTATTTTTGTAATTCAATTTAGGCCCAAAGGATTTCAAGCACTTTATGAATACCTATTTCATTACACAAATGGAGTATAAGGTCTTGTAATTTTGGACATCTCAAATTCTTGAACTAATGATGATACAACTTAGAAGTTagtaaagatatattttttttgaaaaataaactaagCAATCAACTCAATATTATTTGCGTGTTGACGAATAAATTAACTGGATAGACTAAAACCTGACCTGCTTGCTGGAgcattataaattcatttttgaGCTGTTTCAAAgaactgtttttgtttttttggtaacTCTCAAAGAATTTTCAGTTTAATCTAATTAGATAGGAAGGTTCATCCagaccttttttttattttttattttttatttttttattttttatgtaggtcAGGAAGGCTCATCCAGACAAATTTGATACAGAAAAAAGGTTAGTTCAGCACATCTTATTTCTACAAAGCTTAGTTAGGGACTGAAAAGAAAGTAACCTTTCTCCTCGACTTGTCTTGAACATACAAGAATAAATCCAGCAATTTAAGTAGACAAGGTTTTAGATGAGTATATTATGTCCCTAAGGTTAAAAGCAGATAATCCACCAAAATAATAGCTCATGTAAGGAAAGGTTCTGGTGTGAAATAGTTAACAAACTGATGGCATGAAGATTCGTGACATACAGGAAATGAAAGATACAGGACAAGCCTCCACTCGGCCCAAGATAGTGGTGTTACCTGCAACACAACATTGCGGTTCACAGAATTCATTATACTTGTGGAAGGCATAAAAAAGATGTTAGTTGTGGAAAAACACAAGTAGATTAGAGATAGAGGAAACAACTTACAGAGAAAAGGACTGAGAGTGGATGCACATACAAAATTAGTACGTGAAGGAGCATGGTTAGGATGATTGAGGCTACGAGCCATAAGTTACTCCAGGGAGAAATAACGCTAAAATAAGCACAGTGGAATAAAGAATCAGTTCTAGTGCTTTTTCTTTgatgaagaatatatatatatatatttataagtataagaattttattaatccAGATAATTAGGCAaggccaagtacacaggaaatatacaagacatgaacctaattacaagctaagtgCTGTGAAAAAGAgcttaaaaatcattaaaactaGTCCCATTCAACAAGCATAAAGCAACAAAAAGTATCAGCTTAAACAATAAAAGACAGCCACATAAGTAGCTGTTTATATGTACTAGGGGACAAAGTGTATAACAACTAGTAGCTCCCACCTCCCACTTCCATACCCATTTCTTCACCCCCTCTTTCAACAAATCGCAATGTGTCTCATCAACACCAAAATAATGAAGTAATAAGCtaaaagaataaagtagaaaTTAAACTTTTTACCCAACCTCATATTTTTAACGtttacaaaaagtttcaatTCGTACCATGCAGccaatttttctttcctttaaatGTCCAGATCTTAACTGAGTGAGCAAGTTGAAAAATACACATGGTTTCGGGTGCAAACTGAAACTTCTTGTAGTTTATAATGCAAAGTGAGAAATTTGAGGTAGTTCATGGATGAAAAGTGCAATTTcccaaatataaataataaagaatGAGAGAATCTTCTAGTAGCAACTGAAGCCAGTAAGACTAACCAGAGTGTTTATGTATGTACAGCCCAAGTCATTCCAACAACATTGATTTCAAATTCGGTTTTAGGGTCTGTTTGGGATTGCGATAAGAGTCTTAAAAAGTGCTTAAATAGctttaaaagctctttaatggagaaattaagttatttgagtgttacatattaaaacttttaatttcaaataagctaaaaagtacATTTGAGGAATAGCGTCATTTTGATGCTTTTCCTCAAACATGCTTCTCCGGATAATATGCGGAACgtaattcgaattttaaaaagattgtcaATGGACAAAAATACCCATATAactttaaaatgattacaactttcaaattttcaagtatatggtcataatctttaaaaattcaaataagtgtcatttctatctcaaaaagcacttttttactttgttttcaaacaaatgtaacacgtttgaaagtgatttaaacatatggttaccaaatagtaaataactttttaatagtagaacttattacttataTTATAAGCTATATTTTCTACTACAATCCGAAGCATGCACTTAGTCGAAACtggttaaatttgatttgacCAAGGAACTCACCCCAATGCAGTATTAATCCCAACTTTATTCATCATGTCCTCAGAACTTCTACTAACGTGATCTCAATTAATAGTTATGAGGACTGAAGAACACAACTTAGGATGAAGATctggaaaagaaattatatagcAGGCATTCACAGAGCCCAGTAAaccattaaaatgaaaaataaaacaaaaacctgGTGATATTTGGCGATCATTGTTTTTCCTTGACTTCATATCCTACTTAAGTGGGAAAAGCtaaatcatattttctttttgctaCTTGTTGGCAACTACACATCTTTCAGCATTCAACATAACtgaccttttttctttttttttttttggtggtttGGGTGGGGGGGAGGGGGAATTGAAGGAAGGAAAAGACAATTAAATACTCACAGGAGAGATTGATTTTCACTAAGGTTATTCAAAGCATTGAACATCTCAACGACAACAAGCACAGTCATGGACACAGTTGATGGATGCCGATCATCAAATATACTGCATGGATAAGTAGTCTCCCTCATTGCACAAGTGTCGAAATTCATCTGTAATCACaaacataataaattttatagatAGTTTCAATGACAAGAAAAACGGTTTACTGTAGGCCATTCATTCAGTGTTTATGCAGACCAGTAAAAAAAGCAAAAgggagtattattattattattattaaatgggtGAATTTCTCGATCTTGATGAATCACgagacctttttttttaatcaaatttattcaattatttgataattattAACGCTAATCTTAGTA
This genomic window from Carya illinoinensis cultivar Pawnee chromosome 7, C.illinoinensisPawnee_v1, whole genome shotgun sequence contains:
- the LOC122316454 gene encoding U-box domain-containing protein 30-like — its product is MQMYQPSSRRRDGGDGKLDLGGGGKVLDLETAVKDGILGGDAASFGGVITDKLDLKKMVAELEPIDVPSVFICPISLEPMQDPVTLCTGQTYERSNILKWLSLGHFTCPTTMQDLWDDSVTPNTTLHQLIYSWFAQKYFAMKKRSEDVQGRSVELLETLKKVKGQARVQALKDLRQVIVAHASAKKTVVDNNGIALVSSLLGHFTSHAVGSEAIGILVNLDLDSQSKANLIQPAKVSLTVDMLNEGSIETKINCTKLIEMLMVGKDFRSEIVSSLSLLMGLLRLVKDKRHPNGVFAGLSLLKTVCSHESIRMSVVSIGAVPELVELLPSLNNECLELALYVLEVLSTLPEGRLALKGCPNTIPNVVRLMMKVSESCTQFALSILWAVCKLAPEECAALAVEAGLAAKLLLVIQSGCNPVMKQQSAELLKLCSLNYTATIFISKCKLTRTIQ